In a single window of the Gossypium hirsutum isolate 1008001.06 chromosome A13, Gossypium_hirsutum_v2.1, whole genome shotgun sequence genome:
- the LOC107893862 gene encoding glutamate receptor 3.4 isoform X1, producing the protein MKEVLLISGFMKRTLVLLSLWFFIWFPLEAFCSTGNTSSSSNPKVINIGALFTLNSVIGGATKPALLAAIDDVNSNPNILNGIELKLILRDTNCSGFIGTMEALQLMESDIVVAIGPQSSGIAHVISHVVNELHVPLLSFGATDPTLASLQFPYFLRTTHSDYFQMYAIADVLDYYGWREVIAIFVDDDYGRNGISVLGDSLAKKRAKISYKASFSPEDPESKINDLLVEVNLMESRVFVVHANPDTGLNIFSVAKRLNMMSGGYVWIATDWLPSYLDSREAVDPSTMNILQGVVALRRYTPDTNLKKRFISRWKNLKDKGSTGPGGFNSYALYAYDSVWLAAHALEVFLSEGGNLSFSNDPKLSDTNGTALHLSSLRVFNGGQQLLQTLLRMNLSGLSGQIQFNQQRDLIHPAFDVLNIVGTGTHRIGYWSNYSHLSIVPPESLYTKPPNISSGSQHLYGVKWPGETSKVPRGWVFPNNGQPLRIAVPNRVGYKEFVSKDNSPQGVKGYCIDVFEAAINLLPYAVPHTYMLFGDGKRNPNYDEIVSQVAQNKYDAAVGDITIVMNRMKIVDFTQPYMESGLVVVALVKEAKSSPWAFLKPFTKEMWFVTAAFFLFVGAVVWILEHRINHEFRGPPRQQLITIFWFSFSTMFFSHRENTVSTLGRLVLIIWLFVVLIINSSYTASLTSILTVQQLTSGIQGIDSLISSSEPIGIQEGSFALNYLVDELNIAMSRIVKLKDPEAYLRALNLGPKAGGVAAIVDKLPYIELFLTSTNCLYRTVGQEFTKSGLGFAFQRDSPLAVDLSTAILQLLESGELQKFHNKWLTHTECSIQINQEEENKLSLSSFWGLFLICGIACVLALTLFCYRVFTQYRRFSPEDEEAEVEEIEPSRLSRRSILSTSFNNIMDFVDRKETEIKEILKRKNINESKQTSHNSNGQASSPT; encoded by the exons ATGAAAGAGGTTTTGCTGATTTCAGGATTCATGAAAAGAACTTTGGTTTTGTTGAGCCTTTGGTTCTTCATATGGTTCCCTCTGGAAGCTTTTTGTAGTACTGGTAATACATCATCTTCTTCGAATCCAAAGGTTATAAATATTGGAGCTCTTTTCACTTTGAATTCGGTCATTGGGGGAGCAACAAAGCCTGCACTTCTAGCTGCCATTGATGATGTCAACTCTAATCCAAACATTCTTAATGGGATAGAATTGAAACTCATTTTGCGGGATACAAATTGCAGTGGGTTTATTGGAACCATGGaag CTTTGCAGCTGATGGAAAGTGATATTGTTGTGGCAATTGGTCCGCAATCTTCCGGGATAGCTCATGTCATCTCCCATGTTGTTAATGAGCTTCATGTCCCTCTTCTCTCATTTGGGGCAACAGATCCCACTCTTGCTTCCCTGCAGTTCCCGTATTTCCTCCGTACTACACACAGTGACTACTTCCAGATGTATGCGATCGCTGATGTTTTAGACTATTACGGCTGGAGGGAGGTCATAGCAATATTTGTGGATGATGATTATGGAAGAAATGGGATTTCTGTTTTGGGTGATTCCTTGGCAAAGAAACGCGCCAAGATTTCTTACAAGGCTTCCTTTAGCCCTGAAGACCCCGAAAGTAAGATCAATGACTTGCTAGTTGAGGTAAACCTGATGGAGTCACGAGTTTTCGTTGTTCATGCTAATCCCGACACTGGTTTGAATATCTTTTCTGTTGCTAAGAGACTTAATATGATGAGTGGTGGTTATGTTTGGATTGCTACAGATTGGCTTCCTTCATATTTAGATTCGAGGGAAGCAGTTGATCCCAGTACAATGAATATCTTGCAAGGGGTTGTTGCTCTCCGTCGTTACACCCCGGATACTAATCTCAAAAAGAGGTTTATTTCTAGATGGAAAAACCTAAAAGATAAGGGGAGTACGGGTCCTGGAGGATTCAATTCATATGCACTTTATGCTTATGATTCGGTTTGGCTGGCTGCACATGCCCTTGAAGTTTTTCTCAGTGAAGGTGGAAATTTGTCTTTCTCTAATGACCCGAAATTGAGCGATACAAATGGCACTGCACTACACCTTTCGTCGCTTCGTGTGTTTAACGGAGGCCAACAACTTCTCCAGACACTTCTTCGGATGAACTTATCCGGTCTAAGTGGTCagattcaatttaatcaacaaagAGATTTAATTCATCCAGCATTTGATGTTCTTAACATTGTTGGAACTGGGACTCATAGAATTGGTTATTGGTCAAATTACTCGCATCTCTCTATTGTCCCTCCAGAGAGCTTATATACAAAGCCTCCCAATATCTCATCCGGCAGTCAACATCTTTATGGTGTAAAATGGCCTGGTGAAACTTCTAAAGTGCCGAGAGGATGGGTATTCCCTAACAATGGACAGCCGTTACGAATTGCTGTGCCCAACCGTGTAGGTTACAAAGAGTTTGTGTCAAAAGACAATAGTCCCCAAGGTGTAAAAGGATACTGCATCGATGTCTTTGAAGCTGCAATAAACTTGCTCCCATATGCTGTCCCTCATACGTATATGTTATTCGGAGATGGTAAAAGAAATCCTAACTATGACGAAATTGTTAGCCAGGTTGCCCAAAAT AAATACGATGCAGCAGTTGGAGATATTACAATTGTTATGAACAGGATGAAAATTGTAGATTTTACTCAGCCTTACATGGAATCTGGACTCGTTGTTGTTGCGCTGGTCAAAGAGGCAAAGTCGAGTCCATGGGCATTTCTCAAGCCATTTACTAAAGAGATGTGGTTTGTCACTGCtgcattttttctttttgtggGAGCTGTAGTGTGGATTCTTGAGCACCGGATAAATCACGAATTCCGTGGTCCTCCCCGACAACAGCTTATAACTATTTTTTG GTTTAGCTTCTCAACAATGTTTTTCTCGCACA GAGAAAACACGGTGAGCACTTTGGGACGTTTGGTGCTGATCATATGGCTGTTTGTCGTTCTGATTATCAATTCAAGCTACACGGCTAGCTTGACATCAATACTTACTGTGCAACAGCTGACATCGGGGATTCAAGGGATTGATAGCTTGATCTCAAGTTCCGAACCTATTGGAATTCAAGAAGGTTCATTTGCATTGAACTATTTGGTTGACGAGCTCAATATAGCAATGTCTAGGATAGTTAAGTTGAAGGATCCGGAAGCATATCTTAGAGCCCTTAATCTTGGACCAAAGGCGGGTGGTGTAGCTGCCATTGTCGACAAACTTCCTTACATTGAGCTCTTCTTAACCAGCACCAATTGCTTATATCGGACTGTTGGGCAAGAATTTACAAAAAGCGGGTTGGGCTTC GCTTTTCAAAGGGACTCTCCTCTTGCAGTCGATCTTTCAACTGCTATCCTTCAACTCTTGGAAAGCGGTGAGCTCCAAAAATTCCATAATAAGTGGCTAACACACACTGAGTGCTCGATTCAAAtcaatcaagaagaagaaaataagctCTCCCTAAGTAGCTTTTGGGGCCTGTTCCTCATTTGCGGCATTGCTTGTGTGTTGGCTCTTACATTGTTCTGCTATAGAGTCTTCACTCAGTACCGTAGATTTAGCCCCGAAGACGAGGAAGCAGAGGTTGAGGAGATCGAGCCTTCGAGATTGTCTCGGCGTTCCATCCTATCTACTAGCTTTAATAACATAATGGACTTTGTAGATAGGAAAGAAACAGAGATTAAAGAGATTCTAAAGAGAAAGAACATCAATGAAAGCAAACAGACCAGCCATAACTCTAATGGACAGGCAAGTTCACCCACATAA
- the LOC107893862 gene encoding glutamate receptor 3.4 isoform X2, with translation MKEVLLISGFMKRTLVLLSLWFFIWFPLEAFCSTGNTSSSSNPKVINIGALFTLNSVIGGATKPALLAAIDDVNSNPNILNGIELKLILRDTNCSGFIGTMEALQLMESDIVVAIGPQSSGIAHVISHVVNELHVPLLSFGATDPTLASLQFPYFLRTTHSDYFQMYAIADVLDYYGWREVIAIFVDDDYGRNGISVLGDSLAKKRAKISYKASFSPEDPESKINDLLVEVNLMESRVFVVHANPDTGLNIFSVAKRLNMMSGGYVWIATDWLPSYLDSREAVDPSTMNILQGVVALRRYTPDTNLKKRFISRWKNLKDKGSTGPGGFNSYALYAYDSVWLAAHALEVFLSEGGNLSFSNDPKLSDTNGTALHLSSLRVFNGGQQLLQTLLRMNLSGLSGQIQFNQQRDLIHPAFDVLNIVGTGTHRIGYWSNYSHLSIVPPESLYTKPPNISSGSQHLYGVKWPGETSKVPRGWVFPNNGQPLRIAVPNRVGYKEFVSKDNSPQGVKGYCIDVFEAAINLLPYAVPHTYMLFGDGKRNPNYDEIVSQVAQNKYDAAVGDITIVMNRMKIVDFTQPYMESGLVVVALVKEAKSSPWAFLKPFTKEMWFVTAAFFLFVGAVVWILEHRINHEFRGPPRQQLITIFWFSFSTMFFSHRENTVSTLGRLVLIIWLFVVLIINSSYTASLTSILTVQQLTSGIQGIDSLISSSEPIGIQEGSFALNYLVDELNIAMSRIVKLKDPEAYLRALNLGPKAGGVAAIVDKLPYIELFLTSTNCLYRTVGQEFTKSGLFKGTLLLQSIFQLLSFNSWKAVSSKNSIISG, from the exons ATGAAAGAGGTTTTGCTGATTTCAGGATTCATGAAAAGAACTTTGGTTTTGTTGAGCCTTTGGTTCTTCATATGGTTCCCTCTGGAAGCTTTTTGTAGTACTGGTAATACATCATCTTCTTCGAATCCAAAGGTTATAAATATTGGAGCTCTTTTCACTTTGAATTCGGTCATTGGGGGAGCAACAAAGCCTGCACTTCTAGCTGCCATTGATGATGTCAACTCTAATCCAAACATTCTTAATGGGATAGAATTGAAACTCATTTTGCGGGATACAAATTGCAGTGGGTTTATTGGAACCATGGaag CTTTGCAGCTGATGGAAAGTGATATTGTTGTGGCAATTGGTCCGCAATCTTCCGGGATAGCTCATGTCATCTCCCATGTTGTTAATGAGCTTCATGTCCCTCTTCTCTCATTTGGGGCAACAGATCCCACTCTTGCTTCCCTGCAGTTCCCGTATTTCCTCCGTACTACACACAGTGACTACTTCCAGATGTATGCGATCGCTGATGTTTTAGACTATTACGGCTGGAGGGAGGTCATAGCAATATTTGTGGATGATGATTATGGAAGAAATGGGATTTCTGTTTTGGGTGATTCCTTGGCAAAGAAACGCGCCAAGATTTCTTACAAGGCTTCCTTTAGCCCTGAAGACCCCGAAAGTAAGATCAATGACTTGCTAGTTGAGGTAAACCTGATGGAGTCACGAGTTTTCGTTGTTCATGCTAATCCCGACACTGGTTTGAATATCTTTTCTGTTGCTAAGAGACTTAATATGATGAGTGGTGGTTATGTTTGGATTGCTACAGATTGGCTTCCTTCATATTTAGATTCGAGGGAAGCAGTTGATCCCAGTACAATGAATATCTTGCAAGGGGTTGTTGCTCTCCGTCGTTACACCCCGGATACTAATCTCAAAAAGAGGTTTATTTCTAGATGGAAAAACCTAAAAGATAAGGGGAGTACGGGTCCTGGAGGATTCAATTCATATGCACTTTATGCTTATGATTCGGTTTGGCTGGCTGCACATGCCCTTGAAGTTTTTCTCAGTGAAGGTGGAAATTTGTCTTTCTCTAATGACCCGAAATTGAGCGATACAAATGGCACTGCACTACACCTTTCGTCGCTTCGTGTGTTTAACGGAGGCCAACAACTTCTCCAGACACTTCTTCGGATGAACTTATCCGGTCTAAGTGGTCagattcaatttaatcaacaaagAGATTTAATTCATCCAGCATTTGATGTTCTTAACATTGTTGGAACTGGGACTCATAGAATTGGTTATTGGTCAAATTACTCGCATCTCTCTATTGTCCCTCCAGAGAGCTTATATACAAAGCCTCCCAATATCTCATCCGGCAGTCAACATCTTTATGGTGTAAAATGGCCTGGTGAAACTTCTAAAGTGCCGAGAGGATGGGTATTCCCTAACAATGGACAGCCGTTACGAATTGCTGTGCCCAACCGTGTAGGTTACAAAGAGTTTGTGTCAAAAGACAATAGTCCCCAAGGTGTAAAAGGATACTGCATCGATGTCTTTGAAGCTGCAATAAACTTGCTCCCATATGCTGTCCCTCATACGTATATGTTATTCGGAGATGGTAAAAGAAATCCTAACTATGACGAAATTGTTAGCCAGGTTGCCCAAAAT AAATACGATGCAGCAGTTGGAGATATTACAATTGTTATGAACAGGATGAAAATTGTAGATTTTACTCAGCCTTACATGGAATCTGGACTCGTTGTTGTTGCGCTGGTCAAAGAGGCAAAGTCGAGTCCATGGGCATTTCTCAAGCCATTTACTAAAGAGATGTGGTTTGTCACTGCtgcattttttctttttgtggGAGCTGTAGTGTGGATTCTTGAGCACCGGATAAATCACGAATTCCGTGGTCCTCCCCGACAACAGCTTATAACTATTTTTTG GTTTAGCTTCTCAACAATGTTTTTCTCGCACA GAGAAAACACGGTGAGCACTTTGGGACGTTTGGTGCTGATCATATGGCTGTTTGTCGTTCTGATTATCAATTCAAGCTACACGGCTAGCTTGACATCAATACTTACTGTGCAACAGCTGACATCGGGGATTCAAGGGATTGATAGCTTGATCTCAAGTTCCGAACCTATTGGAATTCAAGAAGGTTCATTTGCATTGAACTATTTGGTTGACGAGCTCAATATAGCAATGTCTAGGATAGTTAAGTTGAAGGATCCGGAAGCATATCTTAGAGCCCTTAATCTTGGACCAAAGGCGGGTGGTGTAGCTGCCATTGTCGACAAACTTCCTTACATTGAGCTCTTCTTAACCAGCACCAATTGCTTATATCGGACTGTTGGGCAAGAATTTACAAAAAGCGG GCTTTTCAAAGGGACTCTCCTCTTGCAGTCGATCTTTCAACTGCTATCCTTCAACTCTTGGAAAGCGGTGAGCTCCAAAAATTCCATAATAAGTGGCTAA
- the LOC107893862 gene encoding glutamate receptor 3.4 isoform X3 yields the protein MKEVLLISGFMKRTLVLLSLWFFIWFPLEAFCSTGNTSSSSNPKVINIGALFTLNSVIGGATKPALLAAIDDVNSNPNILNGIELKLILRDTNCSGFIGTMEALQLMESDIVVAIGPQSSGIAHVISHVVNELHVPLLSFGATDPTLASLQFPYFLRTTHSDYFQMYAIADVLDYYGWREVIAIFVDDDYGRNGISVLGDSLAKKRAKISYKASFSPEDPESKINDLLVEVNLMESRVFVVHANPDTGLNIFSVAKRLNMMSGGYVWIATDWLPSYLDSREAVDPSTMNILQGVVALRRYTPDTNLKKRFISRWKNLKDKGSTGPGGFNSYALYAYDSVWLAAHALEVFLSEGGNLSFSNDPKLSDTNGTALHLSSLRVFNGGQQLLQTLLRMNLSGLSGQIQFNQQRDLIHPAFDVLNIVGTGTHRIGYWSNYSHLSIVPPESLYTKPPNISSGSQHLYGVKWPGETSKVPRGWVFPNNGQPLRIAVPNRVGYKEFVSKDNSPQGVKGYCIDVFEAAINLLPYAVPHTYMLFGDGKRNPNYDEIVSQVAQNKYDAAVGDITIVMNRMKIVDFTQPYMESGLVVVALVKEAKSSPWAFLKPFTKEMWFVTAAFFLFVGAVVWILEHRINHEFRGPPRQQLITIFWRKHGEHFGTFGADHMAVCRSDYQFKLHG from the exons ATGAAAGAGGTTTTGCTGATTTCAGGATTCATGAAAAGAACTTTGGTTTTGTTGAGCCTTTGGTTCTTCATATGGTTCCCTCTGGAAGCTTTTTGTAGTACTGGTAATACATCATCTTCTTCGAATCCAAAGGTTATAAATATTGGAGCTCTTTTCACTTTGAATTCGGTCATTGGGGGAGCAACAAAGCCTGCACTTCTAGCTGCCATTGATGATGTCAACTCTAATCCAAACATTCTTAATGGGATAGAATTGAAACTCATTTTGCGGGATACAAATTGCAGTGGGTTTATTGGAACCATGGaag CTTTGCAGCTGATGGAAAGTGATATTGTTGTGGCAATTGGTCCGCAATCTTCCGGGATAGCTCATGTCATCTCCCATGTTGTTAATGAGCTTCATGTCCCTCTTCTCTCATTTGGGGCAACAGATCCCACTCTTGCTTCCCTGCAGTTCCCGTATTTCCTCCGTACTACACACAGTGACTACTTCCAGATGTATGCGATCGCTGATGTTTTAGACTATTACGGCTGGAGGGAGGTCATAGCAATATTTGTGGATGATGATTATGGAAGAAATGGGATTTCTGTTTTGGGTGATTCCTTGGCAAAGAAACGCGCCAAGATTTCTTACAAGGCTTCCTTTAGCCCTGAAGACCCCGAAAGTAAGATCAATGACTTGCTAGTTGAGGTAAACCTGATGGAGTCACGAGTTTTCGTTGTTCATGCTAATCCCGACACTGGTTTGAATATCTTTTCTGTTGCTAAGAGACTTAATATGATGAGTGGTGGTTATGTTTGGATTGCTACAGATTGGCTTCCTTCATATTTAGATTCGAGGGAAGCAGTTGATCCCAGTACAATGAATATCTTGCAAGGGGTTGTTGCTCTCCGTCGTTACACCCCGGATACTAATCTCAAAAAGAGGTTTATTTCTAGATGGAAAAACCTAAAAGATAAGGGGAGTACGGGTCCTGGAGGATTCAATTCATATGCACTTTATGCTTATGATTCGGTTTGGCTGGCTGCACATGCCCTTGAAGTTTTTCTCAGTGAAGGTGGAAATTTGTCTTTCTCTAATGACCCGAAATTGAGCGATACAAATGGCACTGCACTACACCTTTCGTCGCTTCGTGTGTTTAACGGAGGCCAACAACTTCTCCAGACACTTCTTCGGATGAACTTATCCGGTCTAAGTGGTCagattcaatttaatcaacaaagAGATTTAATTCATCCAGCATTTGATGTTCTTAACATTGTTGGAACTGGGACTCATAGAATTGGTTATTGGTCAAATTACTCGCATCTCTCTATTGTCCCTCCAGAGAGCTTATATACAAAGCCTCCCAATATCTCATCCGGCAGTCAACATCTTTATGGTGTAAAATGGCCTGGTGAAACTTCTAAAGTGCCGAGAGGATGGGTATTCCCTAACAATGGACAGCCGTTACGAATTGCTGTGCCCAACCGTGTAGGTTACAAAGAGTTTGTGTCAAAAGACAATAGTCCCCAAGGTGTAAAAGGATACTGCATCGATGTCTTTGAAGCTGCAATAAACTTGCTCCCATATGCTGTCCCTCATACGTATATGTTATTCGGAGATGGTAAAAGAAATCCTAACTATGACGAAATTGTTAGCCAGGTTGCCCAAAAT AAATACGATGCAGCAGTTGGAGATATTACAATTGTTATGAACAGGATGAAAATTGTAGATTTTACTCAGCCTTACATGGAATCTGGACTCGTTGTTGTTGCGCTGGTCAAAGAGGCAAAGTCGAGTCCATGGGCATTTCTCAAGCCATTTACTAAAGAGATGTGGTTTGTCACTGCtgcattttttctttttgtggGAGCTGTAGTGTGGATTCTTGAGCACCGGATAAATCACGAATTCCGTGGTCCTCCCCGACAACAGCTTATAACTATTTTTTG GAGAAAACACGGTGAGCACTTTGGGACGTTTGGTGCTGATCATATGGCTGTTTGTCGTTCTGATTATCAATTCAAGCTACACGGCTAG